Proteins encoded by one window of Candidatus Nitrosocosmicus hydrocola:
- a CDS encoding HAD family hydrolase: MASRPKLVVFDMDGTLINGRLIEVVSNKYGLTEKVVGIQSDQSLQGYKKTEMIASLLKGIKPIEIVRAIDSIPIMNNADKIVTWFKRNGYVTGIITDSYTIAAEVIANKLKIDFFAANELDVEDGVLTGGIKMPLGWEKINCSCTISICKRYHLNHYSNRYGVSIEDTIAIGDTRGDICMIKQAGLGIAFMPKDQDIIKQSKNIIFNPDLNEILNYM; this comes from the coding sequence ATGGCTAGTAGACCTAAACTTGTAGTATTTGATATGGACGGGACCTTAATTAACGGAAGACTTATTGAAGTTGTTTCAAACAAATATGGCTTAACTGAAAAAGTTGTTGGTATTCAATCTGACCAATCCCTTCAAGGTTACAAAAAAACTGAAATGATTGCGTCTTTATTGAAGGGTATAAAACCAATTGAGATAGTTAGAGCAATTGATTCTATTCCAATTATGAATAACGCTGATAAAATTGTTACTTGGTTTAAGAGAAATGGATATGTGACTGGAATAATTACAGATAGCTATACAATAGCTGCTGAAGTAATTGCTAATAAGCTCAAAATTGACTTTTTTGCTGCCAATGAATTGGATGTTGAGGATGGGGTATTGACTGGGGGAATAAAAATGCCATTAGGCTGGGAAAAAATAAACTGCTCTTGTACAATTTCAATATGTAAGAGGTACCACCTTAATCATTACTCAAACAGGTACGGAGTTAGTATTGAGGATACTATAGCAATAGGTGATACAAGAGGTGACATTTGTATGATAAAGCAGGCGGGCCTTGGAATTGCATTTATGCCGAAGGATCAGGATATTATTAAGCAAAGTAAAAATATCATATTTAATCCTGATCTTAATGAAATTTTAAATTATATGTAG
- the asnB gene encoding asparagine synthase (glutamine-hydrolyzing): protein MCGIVGILSKKGENVAPLIEKMLSCMKNRGPDGVGLATEDEIVYSNTFNKLFFSQTSAFNVLAHSRLAIVGGSCGSQPFLSCNKKLVLEHNGEIYNYRELRKSLETHHEFKTSTDSEVIIHLLEDHYEKTNGNLLEAVKRTVFQLDGIYILAIKEQSTGNIILVRDGIGVRQIYYGEDDRFFAFGSEKKALWKISLDGKIQRLLPGYALFISQNASDYSFSTSLHPITVNTSKSIRSKYPITYKDIDSALNAYNDALIASVEKRVRDFSRIGIVFSGGIDSVIVAYLAKQMVPEVICYTSGINGSNDITNSIDIAEKLDLQLEINELSQNEVEKMIPNIINVIEDDNMGQVEVAIPIYAAVKLAREQGIRVMLTGQGADEIFGGYSWYSKIVQKYGYEKILEYMIKDVQLLYKETLEREDKITMSQSIELREPFLDPNLIDTVLRIDPRLNIQNDGVDAFDTLGKRVHRRLAEKIGIPKEIAYRIKEAAQHGSGIHNLLDSIARQNGFTEMSIKANYLDKLNKRELMGSSQRYGHLFESEKIWNIEPHIQMYLEKIATNILPAISKQ from the coding sequence ATGTGTGGAATTGTAGGTATTTTAAGTAAGAAAGGAGAAAACGTAGCACCATTAATTGAAAAAATGTTATCGTGTATGAAAAATCGTGGTCCGGATGGAGTAGGCTTAGCAACAGAAGATGAAATAGTTTATTCGAATACGTTCAATAAGTTATTTTTTTCGCAAACTAGCGCATTTAACGTATTAGCTCATTCCCGTCTTGCAATTGTGGGAGGATCATGTGGATCACAACCATTTCTTAGCTGTAACAAGAAGCTAGTTTTAGAGCATAATGGAGAAATATATAATTATAGGGAATTAAGAAAGAGTTTAGAAACTCATCATGAATTTAAAACTTCTACTGATAGCGAAGTTATCATTCATTTGCTCGAGGATCATTATGAAAAAACAAATGGAAATTTACTCGAGGCGGTAAAGAGAACAGTATTTCAACTGGATGGCATTTATATTCTTGCCATAAAAGAACAATCAACCGGCAACATCATTTTGGTTAGAGATGGCATTGGCGTAAGGCAAATTTATTATGGCGAGGATGACCGGTTCTTTGCATTTGGTTCAGAGAAAAAAGCACTGTGGAAGATTAGCCTGGATGGTAAGATTCAGCGCCTATTGCCTGGATACGCTCTCTTTATTTCACAAAATGCTAGTGACTATAGTTTTTCAACATCTTTGCATCCAATTACAGTAAATACAAGCAAATCGATACGTTCTAAATATCCTATTACTTACAAGGATATTGATTCTGCATTAAATGCATATAATGATGCGCTAATTGCATCAGTCGAGAAAAGGGTTCGTGACTTTAGCAGAATAGGGATTGTTTTCTCTGGTGGGATAGATAGTGTTATCGTTGCCTATTTAGCAAAACAAATGGTCCCGGAAGTGATTTGTTATACTTCTGGTATCAACGGGTCTAATGACATTACCAATTCAATAGATATAGCTGAAAAATTAGATTTACAATTGGAAATAAATGAACTTTCTCAAAATGAAGTTGAAAAAATGATACCTAATATCATTAATGTTATTGAGGATGATAACATGGGACAAGTCGAAGTAGCGATCCCTATTTATGCGGCAGTTAAGCTTGCCCGTGAACAAGGTATACGAGTTATGTTGACGGGACAAGGGGCAGATGAAATTTTTGGTGGTTATTCATGGTATTCTAAAATAGTACAAAAATATGGATATGAAAAAATACTAGAATATATGATCAAGGATGTTCAACTTTTGTACAAAGAGACTCTCGAAAGAGAAGATAAGATAACGATGTCTCAGAGCATAGAACTACGGGAACCATTTCTTGATCCGAATTTGATTGATACGGTATTGAGGATAGACCCGAGGTTAAATATTCAAAACGATGGAGTTGATGCGTTTGATACATTGGGTAAGCGAGTTCACAGAAGGTTGGCAGAGAAAATTGGCATTCCAAAGGAAATAGCATACAGAATTAAGGAGGCGGCACAGCACGGATCAGGAATACACAACTTACTAGATTCAATTGCCAGACAAAACGGCTTCACTGAAATGTCAATCAAGGCTAATTACCTAGACAAATTAAACAAAAGGGAGCTTATGGGTAGTTCTCAGCGTTATGGACATTTGTTTGAAAGTGAAAAAATATGGAATATCGAACCTCATATTCAAATGTACCTAGAAAAGATTGCTACAAATATTTTACCAGCCATAAGTAAACAATAA